A single genomic interval of Aphidius gifuensis isolate YNYX2018 linkage group LG6, ASM1490517v1, whole genome shotgun sequence harbors:
- the LOC122859352 gene encoding EEF1A lysine methyltransferase 2 — MEDELNQDEELHPSELGTLQYWEKIYEEEINNFEDHGDVGEVWFGKRTTENIVKSINDKLDISKSDKIVDVGCGNGWTLVQLAKKGFTNLIGVDYSSKALDLAKAVLIENKIDKSIVKLMVCDILVTDKSKNPLDNNFKLVHDKGTYDAISLNFDNSKLMRENYIKNIHSILLPDGYLTISSCNWTKDELIKHFNSHFDEFYTIHTPAMTFGGKTGSSVTSVFFKKK, encoded by the exons atGGAAGACGAATTAAACCAAGACGAGGAATTGCATCCATCAGAGCTAGGAACATTACAATa ctgggaaaaaatatatgaagaagaaattaataatttcgaaGATCATGGTGATGTTGGTGAAGTCTGGTTTGGTAAACGAACAACTGAAAATATTGTCAa gtcAATCAACGATAAACTAGATATATCAAAATCcgataaaattgttgatgtaGGATGCGGAAATGGTTGGACACTTGTACAACTTGCAAAAAAAggttttacaaatttaattggtGTTGATTATTCATCAAAAGCACTGGATTTAGCAAAAGCAgtattgattgaaaataaaattgacaaatcaattgttaaattaatggTATGTGATATTCTTGTTACTGATAAATCGAAAAATccacttgataataattttaaattagtaCATGATAAAGGTACTTATGATGcaattagtttaaattttgataattcaaaattaatgcgtgaaaattatattaaaaatattcatagtATATTATTACCAGAtggttatttaacaatatcatcatGTAATTGGACAaaagatgaattaattaaacattttaattcacattttgatgaattttatacaATACATACTCCAGCTATGACATTTGGTGGTAAAACTGGCTCATCAGTAACCagtgtgttttttaaaaaaaaataa
- the LOC122859353 gene encoding uncharacterized protein LOC122859353 codes for MKSVNIIRIIFPISVIIILPIFTNALTTFGKTSSQNQNQSPPPTPVGKAHECRTENDCGAIQNTSCIADPGDGKTKCLCGDYSPPVNGLCTNKWKAVRAPCKDHAECGEGAHCIQGNNTSSGKKCACLEGYYEENLRCNGSFSMLRNQPTIILIFALVVLKTLSYS; via the exons ATGAAGAGTGTCAATATTATcagaattatttttccaatcaGTGTGATTATTATTCTACCAATATTCACCAATGCATTAACAACATTTGGAAAAACCAGTTcacaaaatcaaaatcaatcaccaccaccaacacctg TTGGTAAAGCTCATGAGTGCAGAACAGAGAATGATTGTGGTGCTATTCAAAATACAAGTTGTATTGCTGACCCAGGGGATGGAAAGACAAAATGTCTCTGTGGTGATTATTCACCACCAGTTAATGGCCTTTGTACCAACAAATGGAAGG ctGTTCGAGCACCGTGTAAAGATCATGCTGAATGTGGTGAAGGTGCTCACTGTATTCAGGGTAACAACACATCTTCAGGAAAAAAATGCGCCTGTCTTGAGGGATATTACGAAGAAAATTTAAGATGCAAtg GGAGTTTTTCTATGCTCAGGAATCAACCgactattattttaatttttgctttAGTTGTATTAAAAACTCTGAGCTATtcttaa
- the LOC122859350 gene encoding ferrochelatase, mitochondrial, which yields MSITKMSNVILGNQGIKTLAPMMRNLSIAAQAKVQQNEKTKPKTAILMLNMGGPTHTDQVGEYLLRIMTDRDMMQLPIQSKLGPWIAKRRTPEVQKKYAEIGGGSPILKWTNLQGELLCKQLDKVSPETAPHKHYVAFRYVDPLTNETLQKIEEDGIEQTVIFSQYPQYSCATSGSSFNAIYNYYKTRNFPKNMKLSIIDRWPTHPLLAKVFADRILTELSHFPDDIRSKVQILFSAHSLPLKAVNRGDSYPSEIAATVHAVMNELKYCNPYHLVWQSKVGPLPWLGPFTDASIEAYVKQGKKHFILVPIAFVNEHIETLHEMDIEYCDELAEKLGIDKMRRAAAPNDHPLFIDALTDIVATHLKSKQPISPKFINRCPHCVNENCHLSKTWFTKTCNM from the exons ATGAGTATAACAAAAATGTCAAATGTCATCCTGG GCAACCAAGGAATCAAGACACTTGCTCCAATGATGAGGAATTTATCAATAGCTGCACAAGCTAAAGttcaacaaaatgaaaaaacgaaACCTAAAACTGCAATTCTAATGTTGAACATGGGTGGTCCAACTCATACAGATCAAGTTGGTGAATATTTATTGAGAATTATGACTGACAGAGACATGATGCAGCTTCCAATTCAaag CAAATTAGGACCATGGATTGCTAAAAGAAGAACACCAGAGGTACAAAAAAAGTATGCAGAAATTGGTGGTGGATCACCAATATTAAAGTGGACAAATTTACAGGGTGAATTACTTTGTAAACAATTAGATAAAGTATCACCAGAAACAGCACCACATAAACATTATGTTGCTTTTCGTTATGTTGATCCATTGACAAACGAAACActtcaaaaaattgaaga agATGGAATTGAACAAACTGTAATATTTTCTCAATATCCTCAGTACAGTTGTGCAACATCTGGTTCTAGTTTTAATGCTATTTACAATTACTACAAAACGAg aaattttccaaaaaacatgaaattgaGTATTATTGATAGATGGCCAACTCATCCACTATTGGCAAAAGTATTTGCTGATAGAATTCTAACTGAATTGTCACATTTTCCTGATGACATTAGAAGTAaagtacaaatattattttcagctCATTCGTTACCACTTAAAGCAGTTAATCGTGGTGATTCATATCCAAGTGAAATTGCTGCAACAGTTCATGCAGTTatgaatgaattaaaatattgcaATCCTTATCATCTTGTCTGGCAATCAAAG GTTGGTCCTTTACCTTGGCTGGGTCCATTTACTGATGCATCAATAGAAGCATATGTTAAACaaggaaaaaaacattttattcttGTACCAATTGCATTTGTCAATGAGCATATTGAAACTTTACACGAAAtggatattgaatactgtgaTGAACTTGCTGAAAAG ttgggAATTGATAAAATGAGAAGAGCAGCAGCACCAAATGATCATCCACTGTTTATTGATGCACTTACTGATATTGTTGCAActcatttaaaatcaaaacaacCAATTTctccaaaatttattaatagatGTCCTCATTGTGTTAATGAAAATTGTCATCTTAGTAAAACTTGGTTTACGAAAACGTGCAATATGTAa